Proteins encoded in a region of the Trichosurus vulpecula isolate mTriVul1 chromosome 9, mTriVul1.pri, whole genome shotgun sequence genome:
- the THOC6 gene encoding THO complex subunit 6 homolog isoform X2 — translation MEVQQALERLHMTIFSQSVSPCGKFLAAGNNYGQIAVFSLSAALSSEAKEESKKPVVTFVAHDGPVYSLVSTDRHLLSAGDGEVKAWLWGEILKKVRAGALCGERKADVPQRESLDLSCALSLPPRAVRRYGAGIPHTGERACWGGALLVLFPPLRLTPFALLNRSSLEVPEINALLLNPKENSLLLAGGDCQLHTMDLETGTFTRALRGHSDYIHCLALRERSPEVLSGSEDGTVRLWDLRTGEEVQTIEVYRHEECARPQNGKWIGCLATDSDWMVCGGGPALTLWHLRSATPTTVFPLRAPQKHVTFYQDLILSAGQGPCVNQWQLSGELKAQVPGSSPSLLSLSLNQQPAAPECKVLTAAGNSCRVDVFTNLGYRAFSLSFS, via the exons ATGGAGGTCCAGCAGGCCTTGGAGCGGCTGCACATGACCATATTCTCCCAGAGCGTTTCTCCCTGCGGCAAGTTCTTAGCGGCAGGGAACAACTACGGGCAGATTGCCGTCTTCAG cTTGTCGGCTGCTTTGAGCTCAGAGGCCAAAGAGGAGAGTAAGAAGCCGGTGGTGACCTTTGTAG CCCACGATGGCCCTGTGTACAGCCTGGTGTCCACAGACCGACATCTGCTCAGTGCGGGCGACGGTGAGGTGAAAGCCTGGCTGTGGGGGGAGATCCTCAAGAAGGTAAGGGCGGGGGCTCTGTGCGGGGAACGGAAGGCCGACGTGCCGCAGAGGGAGTCCCTGGATCTgtcttgtgctctctctctccccccaaggGCTGTAAGGAGGTATGGAGCCGGCATCCCCCATACAGGTGAGCGGGCTTGTTGGGGGGGGGCCCTGCTAGTGCTGTTTCCTCCTCTCAGGCTGACTCCCTTTGCCCTTCTGAACAGGAGCAGCCTGGAAGTTCCTGAAATCAATGCTTTGCTGCTTAACCCGAAG GAGAATTCCCTCCTCTTGGCAGGGGGCGACTGCCAGCTTCATACCATGGATCTGGAGACAGGGACGTTCACA CGCGCACTTCGAGGTCACAGTGATTACATTCATTGTCTAGCTCTTCGGGAAAGGAGTCCCGAAGTGCTGTCTGGGAGTGAGGATGGCACCGTTCGTCTTTGGG ATCTTCGTACGGGAGAGGAGGTTCAGACCATCGAAGTTTACAGGCATGAG gAGTGTGCTCGACCCCAGAATGGGAAGTGGATTGGATGTTTAGCAACTGACTCCGATTGGATG GTATGTGGAGGAGGGCCCGCTCTTACTCTTTGGCACCTTCGATCTGCCACACCCACCACAGTATTTCCACTTAGGGCGCCACAGAAGCATGTAACCTTCTACCAGGACCTG ATCCTCTCAGCAGGGCAAGGACCCTGTGTGAACCAGTGGCAGCTGAGTGGGGAGCTGAAGGCCCAGGTACCtggctcctctcccagcctgctTAGTCTCAGCCTCAACCAGCAGCCTGCTGCACCAGAGTGCAAG GTCCTGACAGCTGCAGGAAATAGCTGTAGGGTTGATGTCTTCACTAACCTTGGATACCGAgctttctccctgtctttctcctga
- the THOC6 gene encoding THO complex subunit 6 homolog isoform X6, producing MEVQQALERLHMTIFSQSVSPCGKFLAAGNNYGQIAVFSLSAALSSEAKEESKKPVVTFVAHDGPVYSLVSTDRHLLSAGDGEVKAWLWGEILKKGCKEVWSRHPPYRSSLEVPEINALLLNPKENSLLLAGGDCQLHTMDLETGTFTRALRGHSDYIHCLALRERSPEVLSGSEDGTVRLWDLRTGEEVQTIEVYRHEECARPQNGKWIGCLATDSDWMVCGGGPALTLWHLRSATPTTVFPLRAPQKHVTFYQDLILSAGQGPCVNQWQLSGELKAQVPGSSPSLLSLSLNQQPAAPECKVLTAAGNSCRVDVFTNLGYRAFSLSFS from the exons ATGGAGGTCCAGCAGGCCTTGGAGCGGCTGCACATGACCATATTCTCCCAGAGCGTTTCTCCCTGCGGCAAGTTCTTAGCGGCAGGGAACAACTACGGGCAGATTGCCGTCTTCAG cTTGTCGGCTGCTTTGAGCTCAGAGGCCAAAGAGGAGAGTAAGAAGCCGGTGGTGACCTTTGTAG CCCACGATGGCCCTGTGTACAGCCTGGTGTCCACAGACCGACATCTGCTCAGTGCGGGCGACGGTGAGGTGAAAGCCTGGCTGTGGGGGGAGATCCTCAAGAAG gGCTGTAAGGAGGTATGGAGCCGGCATCCCCCATACAG GAGCAGCCTGGAAGTTCCTGAAATCAATGCTTTGCTGCTTAACCCGAAG GAGAATTCCCTCCTCTTGGCAGGGGGCGACTGCCAGCTTCATACCATGGATCTGGAGACAGGGACGTTCACA CGCGCACTTCGAGGTCACAGTGATTACATTCATTGTCTAGCTCTTCGGGAAAGGAGTCCCGAAGTGCTGTCTGGGAGTGAGGATGGCACCGTTCGTCTTTGGG ATCTTCGTACGGGAGAGGAGGTTCAGACCATCGAAGTTTACAGGCATGAG gAGTGTGCTCGACCCCAGAATGGGAAGTGGATTGGATGTTTAGCAACTGACTCCGATTGGATG GTATGTGGAGGAGGGCCCGCTCTTACTCTTTGGCACCTTCGATCTGCCACACCCACCACAGTATTTCCACTTAGGGCGCCACAGAAGCATGTAACCTTCTACCAGGACCTG ATCCTCTCAGCAGGGCAAGGACCCTGTGTGAACCAGTGGCAGCTGAGTGGGGAGCTGAAGGCCCAGGTACCtggctcctctcccagcctgctTAGTCTCAGCCTCAACCAGCAGCCTGCTGCACCAGAGTGCAAG GTCCTGACAGCTGCAGGAAATAGCTGTAGGGTTGATGTCTTCACTAACCTTGGATACCGAgctttctccctgtctttctcctga
- the THOC6 gene encoding THO complex subunit 6 homolog isoform X5 produces MEVQQALERLHMTIFSQSVSPCGKFLAAGNNYGQIAVFSLSAALSSEAKEESKKPVVTFVAHDGPVYSLVSTDRHLLSAGDGEVKAWLWGEILKKGCKEVWSRHPPYRLTPFALLNRSSLEVPEINALLLNPKENSLLLAGGDCQLHTMDLETGTFTRALRGHSDYIHCLALRERSPEVLSGSEDGTVRLWDLRTGEEVQTIEVYRHEECARPQNGKWIGCLATDSDWMVCGGGPALTLWHLRSATPTTVFPLRAPQKHVTFYQDLILSAGQGPCVNQWQLSGELKAQVPGSSPSLLSLSLNQQPAAPECKVLTAAGNSCRVDVFTNLGYRAFSLSFS; encoded by the exons ATGGAGGTCCAGCAGGCCTTGGAGCGGCTGCACATGACCATATTCTCCCAGAGCGTTTCTCCCTGCGGCAAGTTCTTAGCGGCAGGGAACAACTACGGGCAGATTGCCGTCTTCAG cTTGTCGGCTGCTTTGAGCTCAGAGGCCAAAGAGGAGAGTAAGAAGCCGGTGGTGACCTTTGTAG CCCACGATGGCCCTGTGTACAGCCTGGTGTCCACAGACCGACATCTGCTCAGTGCGGGCGACGGTGAGGTGAAAGCCTGGCTGTGGGGGGAGATCCTCAAGAAG gGCTGTAAGGAGGTATGGAGCCGGCATCCCCCATACAG GCTGACTCCCTTTGCCCTTCTGAACAGGAGCAGCCTGGAAGTTCCTGAAATCAATGCTTTGCTGCTTAACCCGAAG GAGAATTCCCTCCTCTTGGCAGGGGGCGACTGCCAGCTTCATACCATGGATCTGGAGACAGGGACGTTCACA CGCGCACTTCGAGGTCACAGTGATTACATTCATTGTCTAGCTCTTCGGGAAAGGAGTCCCGAAGTGCTGTCTGGGAGTGAGGATGGCACCGTTCGTCTTTGGG ATCTTCGTACGGGAGAGGAGGTTCAGACCATCGAAGTTTACAGGCATGAG gAGTGTGCTCGACCCCAGAATGGGAAGTGGATTGGATGTTTAGCAACTGACTCCGATTGGATG GTATGTGGAGGAGGGCCCGCTCTTACTCTTTGGCACCTTCGATCTGCCACACCCACCACAGTATTTCCACTTAGGGCGCCACAGAAGCATGTAACCTTCTACCAGGACCTG ATCCTCTCAGCAGGGCAAGGACCCTGTGTGAACCAGTGGCAGCTGAGTGGGGAGCTGAAGGCCCAGGTACCtggctcctctcccagcctgctTAGTCTCAGCCTCAACCAGCAGCCTGCTGCACCAGAGTGCAAG GTCCTGACAGCTGCAGGAAATAGCTGTAGGGTTGATGTCTTCACTAACCTTGGATACCGAgctttctccctgtctttctcctga
- the THOC6 gene encoding THO complex subunit 6 homolog isoform X3 — protein sequence MAGSGPASKPRKPAKQKWQPEGRRLDGRKTFLTRRDTSCGMEVQQALERLHMTIFSQSVSPCGKFLAAGNNYGQIAVFSLSAALSSEAKEESKKPVVTFVAHDGPVYSLVSTDRHLLSAGDGEVKAWLWGEILKKGCKEVWSRHPPYRLTPFALLNRSSLEVPEINALLLNPKENSLLLAGGDCQLHTMDLETGTFTRALRGHSDYIHCLALRERSPEVLSGSEDGTVRLWDLRTGEEVQTIEVYRHEECARPQNGKWIGCLATDSDWMVCGGGPALTLWHLRSATPTTVFPLRAPQKHVTFYQDLILSAGQGPCVNQWQLSGELKAQVPGSSPSLLSLSLNQQPAAPECKVLTAAGNSCRVDVFTNLGYRAFSLSFS from the exons ATGGCGGGGAGCGGGCCGGCGTCCAAGCCGAGGAAACCCGCCAAACAAAAATGGCAGCCGGAGGGAAGGCGATTAGACGGCAGGAAAACCTTCCTGACCCGGAGAGATACGAGCTGTGGT ATGGAGGTCCAGCAGGCCTTGGAGCGGCTGCACATGACCATATTCTCCCAGAGCGTTTCTCCCTGCGGCAAGTTCTTAGCGGCAGGGAACAACTACGGGCAGATTGCCGTCTTCAG cTTGTCGGCTGCTTTGAGCTCAGAGGCCAAAGAGGAGAGTAAGAAGCCGGTGGTGACCTTTGTAG CCCACGATGGCCCTGTGTACAGCCTGGTGTCCACAGACCGACATCTGCTCAGTGCGGGCGACGGTGAGGTGAAAGCCTGGCTGTGGGGGGAGATCCTCAAGAAG gGCTGTAAGGAGGTATGGAGCCGGCATCCCCCATACAG GCTGACTCCCTTTGCCCTTCTGAACAGGAGCAGCCTGGAAGTTCCTGAAATCAATGCTTTGCTGCTTAACCCGAAG GAGAATTCCCTCCTCTTGGCAGGGGGCGACTGCCAGCTTCATACCATGGATCTGGAGACAGGGACGTTCACA CGCGCACTTCGAGGTCACAGTGATTACATTCATTGTCTAGCTCTTCGGGAAAGGAGTCCCGAAGTGCTGTCTGGGAGTGAGGATGGCACCGTTCGTCTTTGGG ATCTTCGTACGGGAGAGGAGGTTCAGACCATCGAAGTTTACAGGCATGAG gAGTGTGCTCGACCCCAGAATGGGAAGTGGATTGGATGTTTAGCAACTGACTCCGATTGGATG GTATGTGGAGGAGGGCCCGCTCTTACTCTTTGGCACCTTCGATCTGCCACACCCACCACAGTATTTCCACTTAGGGCGCCACAGAAGCATGTAACCTTCTACCAGGACCTG ATCCTCTCAGCAGGGCAAGGACCCTGTGTGAACCAGTGGCAGCTGAGTGGGGAGCTGAAGGCCCAGGTACCtggctcctctcccagcctgctTAGTCTCAGCCTCAACCAGCAGCCTGCTGCACCAGAGTGCAAG GTCCTGACAGCTGCAGGAAATAGCTGTAGGGTTGATGTCTTCACTAACCTTGGATACCGAgctttctccctgtctttctcctga
- the THOC6 gene encoding THO complex subunit 6 homolog isoform X1, translating into MAGSGPASKPRKPAKQKWQPEGRRLDGRKTFLTRRDTSCGMEVQQALERLHMTIFSQSVSPCGKFLAAGNNYGQIAVFSLSAALSSEAKEESKKPVVTFVAHDGPVYSLVSTDRHLLSAGDGEVKAWLWGEILKKVRAGALCGERKADVPQRESLDLSCALSLPPRAVRRYGAGIPHTGERACWGGALLVLFPPLRLTPFALLNRSSLEVPEINALLLNPKENSLLLAGGDCQLHTMDLETGTFTRALRGHSDYIHCLALRERSPEVLSGSEDGTVRLWDLRTGEEVQTIEVYRHEECARPQNGKWIGCLATDSDWMVCGGGPALTLWHLRSATPTTVFPLRAPQKHVTFYQDLILSAGQGPCVNQWQLSGELKAQVPGSSPSLLSLSLNQQPAAPECKVLTAAGNSCRVDVFTNLGYRAFSLSFS; encoded by the exons ATGGCGGGGAGCGGGCCGGCGTCCAAGCCGAGGAAACCCGCCAAACAAAAATGGCAGCCGGAGGGAAGGCGATTAGACGGCAGGAAAACCTTCCTGACCCGGAGAGATACGAGCTGTGGT ATGGAGGTCCAGCAGGCCTTGGAGCGGCTGCACATGACCATATTCTCCCAGAGCGTTTCTCCCTGCGGCAAGTTCTTAGCGGCAGGGAACAACTACGGGCAGATTGCCGTCTTCAG cTTGTCGGCTGCTTTGAGCTCAGAGGCCAAAGAGGAGAGTAAGAAGCCGGTGGTGACCTTTGTAG CCCACGATGGCCCTGTGTACAGCCTGGTGTCCACAGACCGACATCTGCTCAGTGCGGGCGACGGTGAGGTGAAAGCCTGGCTGTGGGGGGAGATCCTCAAGAAGGTAAGGGCGGGGGCTCTGTGCGGGGAACGGAAGGCCGACGTGCCGCAGAGGGAGTCCCTGGATCTgtcttgtgctctctctctccccccaaggGCTGTAAGGAGGTATGGAGCCGGCATCCCCCATACAGGTGAGCGGGCTTGTTGGGGGGGGGCCCTGCTAGTGCTGTTTCCTCCTCTCAGGCTGACTCCCTTTGCCCTTCTGAACAGGAGCAGCCTGGAAGTTCCTGAAATCAATGCTTTGCTGCTTAACCCGAAG GAGAATTCCCTCCTCTTGGCAGGGGGCGACTGCCAGCTTCATACCATGGATCTGGAGACAGGGACGTTCACA CGCGCACTTCGAGGTCACAGTGATTACATTCATTGTCTAGCTCTTCGGGAAAGGAGTCCCGAAGTGCTGTCTGGGAGTGAGGATGGCACCGTTCGTCTTTGGG ATCTTCGTACGGGAGAGGAGGTTCAGACCATCGAAGTTTACAGGCATGAG gAGTGTGCTCGACCCCAGAATGGGAAGTGGATTGGATGTTTAGCAACTGACTCCGATTGGATG GTATGTGGAGGAGGGCCCGCTCTTACTCTTTGGCACCTTCGATCTGCCACACCCACCACAGTATTTCCACTTAGGGCGCCACAGAAGCATGTAACCTTCTACCAGGACCTG ATCCTCTCAGCAGGGCAAGGACCCTGTGTGAACCAGTGGCAGCTGAGTGGGGAGCTGAAGGCCCAGGTACCtggctcctctcccagcctgctTAGTCTCAGCCTCAACCAGCAGCCTGCTGCACCAGAGTGCAAG GTCCTGACAGCTGCAGGAAATAGCTGTAGGGTTGATGTCTTCACTAACCTTGGATACCGAgctttctccctgtctttctcctga
- the THOC6 gene encoding THO complex subunit 6 homolog isoform X4 — MAGSGPASKPRKPAKQKWQPEGRRLDGRKTFLTRRDTSCGMEVQQALERLHMTIFSQSVSPCGKFLAAGNNYGQIAVFSLSAALSSEAKEESKKPVVTFVAHDGPVYSLVSTDRHLLSAGDGEVKAWLWGEILKKGCKEVWSRHPPYRSSLEVPEINALLLNPKENSLLLAGGDCQLHTMDLETGTFTRALRGHSDYIHCLALRERSPEVLSGSEDGTVRLWDLRTGEEVQTIEVYRHEECARPQNGKWIGCLATDSDWMVCGGGPALTLWHLRSATPTTVFPLRAPQKHVTFYQDLILSAGQGPCVNQWQLSGELKAQVPGSSPSLLSLSLNQQPAAPECKVLTAAGNSCRVDVFTNLGYRAFSLSFS; from the exons ATGGCGGGGAGCGGGCCGGCGTCCAAGCCGAGGAAACCCGCCAAACAAAAATGGCAGCCGGAGGGAAGGCGATTAGACGGCAGGAAAACCTTCCTGACCCGGAGAGATACGAGCTGTGGT ATGGAGGTCCAGCAGGCCTTGGAGCGGCTGCACATGACCATATTCTCCCAGAGCGTTTCTCCCTGCGGCAAGTTCTTAGCGGCAGGGAACAACTACGGGCAGATTGCCGTCTTCAG cTTGTCGGCTGCTTTGAGCTCAGAGGCCAAAGAGGAGAGTAAGAAGCCGGTGGTGACCTTTGTAG CCCACGATGGCCCTGTGTACAGCCTGGTGTCCACAGACCGACATCTGCTCAGTGCGGGCGACGGTGAGGTGAAAGCCTGGCTGTGGGGGGAGATCCTCAAGAAG gGCTGTAAGGAGGTATGGAGCCGGCATCCCCCATACAG GAGCAGCCTGGAAGTTCCTGAAATCAATGCTTTGCTGCTTAACCCGAAG GAGAATTCCCTCCTCTTGGCAGGGGGCGACTGCCAGCTTCATACCATGGATCTGGAGACAGGGACGTTCACA CGCGCACTTCGAGGTCACAGTGATTACATTCATTGTCTAGCTCTTCGGGAAAGGAGTCCCGAAGTGCTGTCTGGGAGTGAGGATGGCACCGTTCGTCTTTGGG ATCTTCGTACGGGAGAGGAGGTTCAGACCATCGAAGTTTACAGGCATGAG gAGTGTGCTCGACCCCAGAATGGGAAGTGGATTGGATGTTTAGCAACTGACTCCGATTGGATG GTATGTGGAGGAGGGCCCGCTCTTACTCTTTGGCACCTTCGATCTGCCACACCCACCACAGTATTTCCACTTAGGGCGCCACAGAAGCATGTAACCTTCTACCAGGACCTG ATCCTCTCAGCAGGGCAAGGACCCTGTGTGAACCAGTGGCAGCTGAGTGGGGAGCTGAAGGCCCAGGTACCtggctcctctcccagcctgctTAGTCTCAGCCTCAACCAGCAGCCTGCTGCACCAGAGTGCAAG GTCCTGACAGCTGCAGGAAATAGCTGTAGGGTTGATGTCTTCACTAACCTTGGATACCGAgctttctccctgtctttctcctga